The Carassius auratus strain Wakin chromosome 40, ASM336829v1, whole genome shotgun sequence genome has a segment encoding these proteins:
- the LOC113058224 gene encoding uncharacterized protein DDB_G0290301-like isoform X2 — MEDQGTQEAMADQGTQEAMADQGTQEAMEDQGTQEAMEDQGTQGAMKGQESQEAMADQGTQEAMEDQGTQEAMEDQGTQGAMKGQESQEAMADQGIQEAMEDQGTQEAMDDQGTQEAMEDQGTQGAMKGQESQEAMADQGTQEAMEDQGTRGPWKTRGHRRPWRIRGHRGP; from the exons ATGGAGGATCAGGGGACACAGGAGGCCATGGCAGATCAAGGGACACAAGAGGCCATGGCAGATCAAGGGACACAGGAGGCCATGGAGGATCAGGGGACACAGGAGGCCATGGAGGATCAGGGGACACAGGGGGCCATGAAGGGTCAGGAgtctcaggag GCCATGGCAGATCAAGGGACACAGGAGGCCATGGAGGATCAGGGGACACAGGAGGCCATGGAGGATCAGGGGACACAGGGGGCCATGAAGGGTCAGGAgtctcaggaggccatggcagatCAGGGGATTCAGGAGGCCATGGAGGATCAGGGGACACAGGAGGCCATGGATGATCAGGGGACACAGGAGGCCATGGAGGATCAGGGGACACAGGGGGCCATGAAGGGTCAGGAgtctcaggaggccatggcagatCAGGGGACTCAGGAAGCCATGGAGGATCAGGGGACACGGGGGCCATGGAAGACCAGGGGACACAGGAGGCCATGGAGGATCAGGGGACACAGGGGGCCATGA
- the LOC113058224 gene encoding uncharacterized protein DDB_G0290301-like isoform X1, with amino-acid sequence MEDQGTQEAMADQGTQEAMADQGTQEAMEDQGTQEAMEDQGTQGAMKGQESQEAMADQGTQEAMEDQGTQEAMEDQGTQGAMKGQESQEAMADQGIQEAMEDQGTQEAMDDQGTQEAMEDQGTQGAMKGQESQEAMADQGTQEAMEDQGTRGPWKTRGHRRPWRIRGHRGP; translated from the exons ATGGAGGATCAGGGGACACAGGAGGCCATGGCAGATCAAGGGACACAAGAGGCCATGGCAGATCAAGGGACACAGGAGGCCATGGAGGATCAGGGGACACAGGAGGCCATGGAGGATCAGGGGACACAGGGGGCCATGAAGGGTCAGGAgtctcaggaggccatggcagatcaggggactcaggag GCCATGGAGGATCAGGGGACACAGGAGGCCATGGAGGATCAGGGGACACAGGGGGCCATGAAGGGTCAGGAgtctcaggaggccatggcagatCAGGGGATTCAGGAGGCCATGGAGGATCAGGGGACACAGGAGGCCATGGATGATCAGGGGACACAGGAGGCCATGGAGGATCAGGGGACACAGGGGGCCATGAAGGGTCAGGAgtctcaggaggccatggcagatCAGGGGACTCAGGAAGCCATGGAGGATCAGGGGACACGGGGGCCATGGAAGACCAGGGGACACAGGAGGCCATGGAGGATCAGGGGACACAGGGGGCCATGA
- the LOC113058224 gene encoding uncharacterized protein DDB_G0290301-like isoform X3, giving the protein MEDQETQEAMEDQGTQGAMKGQESQEAMADQGTQEAMEDQGTQEAMEDQGTQGAMKGQESQEAMADQGIQEAMEDQGTQEAMDDQGTQEAMEDQGTQGAMKGQESQEAMADQGTQEAMEDQGTRGPWKTRGHRRPWRIRGHRGP; this is encoded by the exons ATGgaggatcaggagactcaggag GCCATGGAGGATCAGGGGACACAGGGGGCCATGAAGGGTCAGGAgtctcaggaggccatggcagatcaggggactcaggag GCCATGGAGGATCAGGGGACACAGGAGGCCATGGAGGATCAGGGGACACAGGGGGCCATGAAGGGTCAGGAgtctcaggaggccatggcagatCAGGGGATTCAGGAGGCCATGGAGGATCAGGGGACACAGGAGGCCATGGATGATCAGGGGACACAGGAGGCCATGGAGGATCAGGGGACACAGGGGGCCATGAAGGGTCAGGAgtctcaggaggccatggcagatCAGGGGACTCAGGAAGCCATGGAGGATCAGGGGACACGGGGGCCATGGAAGACCAGGGGACACAGGAGGCCATGGAGGATCAGGGGACACAGGGGGCCATGA